The following proteins are encoded in a genomic region of Amycolatopsis sulphurea:
- a CDS encoding LCP family protein — translation MTEATGEQPHRRPGRAGRAGRVTRRIALGLASVLALGATGYAYVTKDRLQNNVSTTDVLTPRPGEPPAPSANDGGTDILLVGSDARTDAQGNALPPKMLKSLRTEEKAGINTDTIILLRFPRNGGKPSGISIPRDSWVTVPGRGQSKINSAYGVAKAAAENEQRAQGEHDQAKLERDSDAAGRRVLLQAVQDLTQVRVDHYAEVNLLGFSLLTEALGGVQVCLNHATTDKDSGANFTRGVQTVSGGEALSFVRQRKNLPNGDLDRIKRQQAFLTSALRKVLSAGTLTDPGTLNNLMDAAHRSIVLDEGLDVLDFARQLKSLASGDLTFTTIPVVTTNGRSPDGQSIVEVDPDQVRKFVAGLAGRAPSGGGGAAGAPVGQGDSGVPGLPCVD, via the coding sequence ATAACCGAGGCCACCGGCGAACAGCCACACCGCAGGCCGGGACGAGCTGGGCGGGCAGGCCGGGTGACCCGCCGGATCGCCCTCGGGCTGGCGTCCGTACTCGCGCTCGGGGCGACCGGATATGCCTACGTCACCAAGGATCGGCTGCAGAACAACGTATCCACCACCGACGTGCTCACCCCTCGCCCGGGCGAGCCGCCGGCGCCGTCCGCGAATGACGGCGGTACCGACATCCTGCTCGTCGGCAGCGACGCACGAACCGACGCGCAAGGCAACGCCCTGCCGCCCAAGATGCTGAAATCGCTGCGTACCGAGGAAAAAGCCGGCATCAACACGGACACGATCATCCTGCTGCGGTTTCCCAGGAACGGCGGCAAACCGTCCGGGATCTCGATTCCGCGGGACAGCTGGGTCACCGTGCCGGGCCGCGGGCAGTCCAAGATCAACTCGGCGTACGGGGTGGCGAAGGCGGCGGCCGAGAACGAGCAGCGCGCGCAGGGCGAGCACGATCAGGCCAAGCTGGAGCGCGATTCGGACGCGGCCGGGCGGCGGGTGCTGCTGCAGGCCGTCCAGGATCTCACCCAGGTCCGGGTCGACCACTACGCCGAAGTCAACCTGCTCGGTTTCTCCCTGCTCACCGAGGCGCTCGGCGGGGTGCAGGTGTGCCTGAACCACGCGACGACCGACAAGGATTCCGGCGCGAACTTCACCCGCGGGGTACAGACCGTCTCCGGCGGCGAAGCGCTCTCGTTCGTCCGTCAGCGCAAGAACCTGCCGAACGGCGACCTGGACCGGATCAAGCGGCAGCAGGCCTTCCTCACCTCCGCGTTGCGCAAGGTGCTCTCCGCGGGCACGCTGACCGATCCGGGCACGCTGAACAACCTGATGGACGCCGCGCACCGATCGATCGTGCTCGACGAGGGGCTCGACGTCCTGGATTTCGCCCGGCAGCTCAAGAGCCTGGCTTCCGGTGACCTCACTTTCACCACGATCCCGGTGGTCACCACGAACGGCCGCAGCCCGGACGGGCAGAGCATCGTGGAGGTCGACCCGGATCAGGTGCGGAAGTTCGTCGCGGGACTCGCCGGGCGGGCTCCGTCCGGGGGCGGCGGCGCGGCCGGGGCGCCGGTCGGGCAGGGGGATTCCGGGGTACCGGGCCTGCCCTGCGTGGACTGA
- a CDS encoding TIGR03089 family protein: MSLTEQLLRPLLANSAKPLITHYDDRLGSRVELSVATTVNWAAKTANWLVDEFDVEPGDDVAVLLPAHWQTAGVLLGAWWCGANVVAEPDGARVVFTGPEQQVRAPAVAVVSLDPMGRGLTTEPTDGALDYVTEARMSGDQFLPLQPIPGDTPALTSSTVDELLAEARVRAGKLGLSGTDRVLSTVDWTIPDGVLDGLLVPLAAGAHLVQVSNADPAKLAARREAERTTADLPA; this comes from the coding sequence ATGAGCCTGACCGAACAGCTGCTCCGCCCGCTCCTGGCCAACTCGGCGAAACCGCTGATCACGCACTACGACGACCGGCTCGGCAGCCGGGTCGAGCTGTCCGTGGCGACCACCGTGAACTGGGCCGCGAAAACGGCGAACTGGCTGGTGGACGAGTTCGACGTGGAGCCGGGCGACGACGTCGCGGTACTGCTGCCGGCGCACTGGCAGACCGCCGGCGTCCTGCTTGGGGCCTGGTGGTGCGGGGCGAACGTGGTCGCCGAGCCGGACGGGGCGCGAGTGGTGTTCACCGGCCCTGAGCAGCAGGTGCGCGCGCCCGCGGTCGCGGTCGTGTCGCTCGACCCGATGGGCCGCGGCCTCACCACCGAACCCACCGACGGCGCGCTGGACTATGTGACCGAGGCCAGGATGTCCGGTGACCAGTTCCTCCCGCTGCAGCCGATCCCCGGCGACACCCCCGCCCTCACGTCCTCCACTGTGGACGAACTACTCGCCGAAGCCCGCGTCCGGGCCGGAAAACTCGGCTTGAGCGGTACCGATCGTGTTCTGTCCACAGTGGATTGGACGATTCCGGACGGAGTACTGGACGGCCTGCTCGTCCCGCTCGCCGCGGGTGCACACCTGGTGCAGGTGAGCAATGCCGACCCGGCGAAGCTGGCCGCCCGGCGCGAGGCCGAACGCACCACCGCCGACCTCCCTGCGTGA
- a CDS encoding enoyl-CoA hydratase-related protein, translating into MRLKIEQSGRVVWVRLHRPERLNALDTAMMTELIDTLTPLDRDPDVGCFVLTGSERAFAAGADIAEMSAKTATDMQTEDYFAGWEAFAALRTPKLAAVSGYALGGGCELAMMCDLIIAGDNAKFGQPEITLGVIPGIGGTQRLTRLVGKAKAMDLILTGRLIDATEAERIGLVSRVVPTDRLLTEATEVAAQIAGYGKLAAMAARDCVDRALETGLSDGIRYERRVFHGLFATEDQREGMQAFLHKRPAVFTSSRTNSHSGGQ; encoded by the coding sequence ATGCGACTGAAGATCGAGCAGTCCGGCCGGGTCGTCTGGGTACGGCTGCACCGGCCTGAGCGGCTCAACGCGCTCGACACCGCGATGATGACCGAGCTGATCGACACCCTGACCCCGCTGGACCGGGATCCGGACGTCGGGTGTTTCGTCCTGACCGGGTCGGAGCGCGCGTTCGCGGCGGGCGCGGACATCGCCGAGATGTCCGCCAAGACCGCGACAGACATGCAGACCGAGGATTACTTCGCGGGCTGGGAGGCTTTCGCCGCCCTGCGCACGCCGAAGCTGGCCGCCGTCTCCGGGTATGCGCTCGGCGGTGGTTGTGAACTGGCGATGATGTGCGACCTGATCATCGCCGGTGACAACGCGAAGTTCGGGCAGCCGGAGATCACCCTCGGCGTCATTCCCGGCATCGGCGGCACCCAGCGGCTCACCCGGCTGGTGGGCAAGGCCAAAGCCATGGACCTGATTCTCACCGGACGGCTGATCGACGCCACCGAAGCGGAACGGATCGGCCTGGTCTCCCGGGTCGTGCCCACCGATCGGCTGCTCACCGAGGCGACCGAGGTCGCCGCGCAGATCGCCGGTTACGGCAAGCTCGCCGCGATGGCGGCCCGGGACTGCGTCGATCGGGCGCTGGAAACCGGTCTCTCAGACGGGATCCGATACGAGCGAAGGGTCTTCCACGGGCTGTTCGCGACCGAGGACCAGCGGGAGGGCATGCAGGCCTTCCTGCACAAGCGCCCGGCGGTGTTCACCAGCAGCCGGACGAACAGCCACTCCGGCGGGCAGTAG
- a CDS encoding alpha/beta fold hydrolase, translating into MLDRAGEIGAPAIVLHGTADLAYPVARAEALVVALPNAAPLVTVDGGAHFLSLSHADAVNPYLRRFLDAQPAGK; encoded by the coding sequence GTGCTCGACCGAGCCGGTGAGATCGGCGCGCCGGCCATCGTTCTGCACGGGACGGCTGACCTGGCCTATCCGGTCGCCAGGGCGGAAGCGCTCGTCGTCGCGCTGCCGAATGCCGCGCCGCTGGTGACCGTCGACGGCGGGGCGCACTTCCTCAGCCTCAGCCACGCCGATGCCGTCAACCCGTACCTGCGGCGTTTCCTCGATGCACAACCAGCCGGAAAATAA
- a CDS encoding LCP family protein has translation MAEGPGASVAARRGRGVLLVLRRGGKVVLSILSVVIMVLTWYFWQFIGDPRSGFATTDIFGAQQAQAKPLDGAMDILLVGQDSRTDNAGDPLPREVLDMLHAGEAEGDKQTDTMILVHIPQNGQHAVAVSFPRDSYVEITGGFGKHKLNSAYVYAYNDTFKTLQAKGGDLKEIDEQAKLAGRKNLVATLEKFIGKPGMIDRYAEVNLASFYEVTKAIGGVQVCLKAPMQEKKSGIDLPAGQQSVQGVQALAFVRQRYGLPNYDLDRIARQQAFLSGLARKVLSPEVLANPVKLADLISAVKKSVVLSAGWDIAEFADQMRGLTGGNIEFHTIPTEGNARIGGADVLRVDQAKVHAEVTRLTSDGAPPPASTANLPGAAAITVDLFDGSGSGAAAQTRTLLQGKGFHLSDATKLSTRAATVLRYHPSEEAAADLVRQSLRGNPQAEPDADVAAGHVRVLLGKDAGAASGTPTRPVAPAPPASSSSATPVTPAAPPITAGEVPCVN, from the coding sequence GTGGCCGAAGGGCCTGGGGCGTCGGTGGCAGCGCGCCGCGGTCGCGGTGTCCTGCTCGTGCTGCGCCGCGGCGGCAAGGTCGTGCTGTCCATCCTGTCGGTCGTGATCATGGTGCTGACCTGGTACTTCTGGCAGTTCATCGGCGATCCGCGGAGCGGATTCGCCACCACCGACATCTTCGGCGCACAGCAGGCGCAGGCCAAACCGCTCGACGGCGCGATGGACATCCTGCTGGTCGGCCAGGACAGCCGCACCGACAACGCCGGCGACCCGCTGCCCCGCGAGGTGCTGGACATGCTGCATGCCGGCGAAGCGGAGGGCGACAAGCAGACCGACACGATGATCCTGGTGCACATCCCGCAGAACGGGCAGCACGCGGTCGCGGTCTCCTTCCCGCGCGACTCGTACGTGGAGATCACCGGCGGATTCGGCAAGCACAAGCTGAACAGCGCGTACGTCTACGCCTACAACGACACGTTCAAGACCCTGCAGGCCAAGGGCGGCGACCTGAAGGAGATCGACGAGCAGGCCAAGCTGGCCGGCCGCAAGAACCTGGTCGCCACGCTGGAGAAGTTCATCGGCAAACCGGGCATGATCGATCGGTACGCCGAGGTGAACCTGGCCAGCTTCTACGAGGTCACCAAGGCCATCGGCGGGGTGCAGGTGTGCCTCAAGGCGCCGATGCAGGAGAAGAAGTCCGGGATCGACCTGCCCGCCGGGCAGCAGAGCGTGCAGGGCGTGCAGGCGCTGGCCTTCGTCCGGCAGCGGTACGGCCTGCCCAACTACGACCTGGACCGGATCGCCCGGCAGCAGGCGTTCCTGTCCGGGCTGGCGAGGAAGGTGCTCTCGCCGGAGGTGCTGGCGAACCCGGTGAAGCTGGCCGACCTGATCTCGGCGGTGAAGAAGTCCGTGGTGCTGTCCGCCGGCTGGGACATAGCCGAGTTCGCCGACCAGATGCGCGGCCTGACCGGTGGCAATATCGAGTTCCACACCATCCCCACCGAGGGCAACGCGCGGATCGGCGGCGCGGACGTGCTGCGCGTGGACCAGGCCAAGGTGCACGCCGAGGTCACCCGGCTGACCTCGGACGGCGCCCCGCCCCCGGCGAGCACCGCGAACCTGCCGGGCGCGGCCGCGATCACCGTGGACCTGTTCGACGGCTCCGGCTCCGGCGCCGCGGCGCAGACCCGAACCCTCTTGCAAGGCAAGGGTTTCCACCTGAGCGACGCGACGAAGCTGTCCACCCGGGCCGCCACCGTGCTGCGCTACCACCCGTCCGAGGAGGCGGCCGCGGACCTGGTCCGCCAGTCCCTCCGCGGCAACCCGCAGGCCGAACCGGACGCGGATGTCGCTGCCGGCCACGTCCGGGTGCTGCTGGGCAAGGACGCCGGTGCCGCGAGCGGCACACCCACCAGGCCCGTCGCGCCGGCCCCGCCCGCCTCGTCTTCCTCAGCGACCCCCGTCACGCCCGCCGCGCCGCCGATCACGGCAGGCGAAGTGCCCTGCGTCAACTAG
- the rfbD gene encoding dTDP-4-dehydrorhamnose reductase, which produces MPVRLALLVPGGSGQLGRDLVESVPSGTEVVAPSSAELDLTVTGDVVSAVGSLAARAAESGAVPLVINAAAYTAVDAAESDEARAFAVNVDGPRVLAAACSSHRVPLIQVSTDYVFPGDATRPYEVDDALGPRSAYGRTKAAGEDAVLGSGASSWVVRTSWVYGRTGNNFVKTIVRLAGERDRLSVVDDQVGSPTWSADLAAGLLELAGAIAEGRGPAAKVLHCTGAGEVTWCGFARAIFAEIGADPERVRPCTTAEFPRPAPRPAYSVLSDASWREAGLAPLRGWREALHGYFAG; this is translated from the coding sequence GTGCCGGTGCGGCTGGCCCTGCTCGTGCCCGGCGGTTCCGGTCAACTCGGCCGGGACCTGGTGGAATCCGTGCCGTCCGGGACGGAGGTGGTCGCGCCCTCCTCGGCGGAGCTGGATCTCACCGTCACCGGGGACGTGGTGTCCGCGGTCGGCTCACTTGCCGCCCGTGCGGCCGAATCCGGGGCCGTCCCGCTGGTGATCAATGCCGCGGCTTACACGGCGGTGGACGCCGCCGAGTCGGACGAGGCCCGCGCGTTCGCGGTCAATGTGGACGGTCCCCGGGTGCTGGCCGCGGCCTGCTCGTCGCATCGGGTGCCGCTGATTCAGGTGTCCACCGACTATGTCTTCCCCGGCGACGCGACGCGACCGTACGAAGTGGACGATGCGCTGGGTCCGCGCAGTGCCTACGGCCGGACGAAGGCGGCGGGCGAGGACGCGGTGCTCGGCTCCGGCGCGTCGTCCTGGGTGGTCCGGACCAGCTGGGTGTACGGCCGTACCGGGAACAACTTCGTGAAGACCATCGTGCGCCTGGCGGGCGAGCGGGATCGTCTGTCCGTTGTGGACGATCAGGTCGGTTCGCCGACCTGGTCCGCGGATCTGGCGGCCGGTCTGCTCGAACTGGCCGGGGCGATCGCCGAAGGCCGTGGCCCGGCGGCGAAGGTCTTGCACTGCACGGGGGCGGGAGAGGTCACCTGGTGTGGGTTCGCCCGCGCGATCTTCGCGGAGATCGGCGCCGATCCGGAGCGGGTGCGGCCGTGCACCACGGCGGAATTCCCGCGTCCCGCACCGCGTCCGGCGTATTCGGTGCTGTCCGACGCTTCCTGGCGCGAGGCCGGGCTCGCGCCGTTGCGTGGATGGCGCGAAGCCTTGCACGGCTACTTCGCGGGCTGA
- a CDS encoding esterase/lipase family protein: MVLSTATASAEQDPTGPVQPNIIAAAIYSVAQPTLAPPGANDWNCKPSAAHPNPVLLSNGTTANAYENWAGLSRRLADEGYCVFAGNFGGSPGAFLQTVGPIAGTAGQMASFGDKVLKATGAAKLDVVGHSQGGMNPRYWIKNLGGADKIGKLIGLSPSNYGTSLFGLLSAIQAIPPARDLVGAACPACNEQSTGSAFLTDLNAGGDTVPGVDYTVIQTRYDEVVTPYTNAYLKPAPNVRNVLLQNVCALDFTDHLGIPYDPIAQREVLNALDPQHAAAPKCVFVPPVIS, translated from the coding sequence ATGGTCCTGAGTACCGCGACCGCCTCGGCGGAGCAGGATCCCACCGGGCCGGTTCAGCCGAACATCATCGCGGCGGCGATCTACTCGGTGGCACAGCCGACACTCGCGCCGCCAGGGGCGAACGACTGGAACTGCAAGCCTTCCGCAGCGCACCCCAACCCGGTGCTGCTGTCCAACGGCACCACGGCCAACGCCTACGAGAACTGGGCGGGTCTCTCCCGGCGGCTGGCCGACGAGGGCTACTGCGTGTTCGCGGGAAACTTCGGCGGCTCGCCGGGCGCCTTCCTGCAGACTGTCGGCCCGATCGCCGGTACCGCCGGGCAAATGGCGAGCTTCGGCGACAAAGTGCTGAAGGCCACCGGCGCGGCGAAGCTGGACGTGGTAGGGCATTCGCAGGGCGGGATGAACCCGCGGTACTGGATCAAGAATCTCGGTGGCGCGGACAAGATCGGCAAACTGATCGGCCTGTCGCCGTCGAACTACGGCACCAGCCTGTTCGGCCTGCTCAGCGCGATTCAGGCGATCCCGCCGGCCCGGGACCTGGTCGGCGCCGCGTGCCCGGCCTGTAATGAGCAGTCCACCGGCTCCGCCTTCCTCACCGATCTCAACGCGGGTGGCGACACCGTGCCCGGGGTGGACTACACGGTGATCCAGACGAGGTACGACGAAGTGGTCACGCCCTATACCAACGCTTACCTCAAGCCCGCGCCGAATGTCCGGAATGTTCTCCTGCAGAACGTGTGTGCGCTGGACTTCACCGATCACCTCGGCATTCCGTACGACCCGATCGCGCAGCGCGAGGTGCTCAACGCCCTCGATCCGCAGCACGCAGCCGCGCCGAAGTGCGTTTTCGTGCCCCCCGTGATCAGCTGA
- the purE gene encoding 5-(carboxyamino)imidazole ribonucleotide mutase — MAAQVGVIMGSDSDWPVMEAAGHALDEFGVEYEVGVYSAHRTPQRMLDYAKSAADRGVRVIIAGAGGAAHLPGMVASATVLPVIGVPVPLKYLDGLDSLLSIVQMPAGIPVATVSVGGARNAGLLAVRILASTDLQLQAKVTQFQADLEQLVLDKDAKLRETAGK, encoded by the coding sequence ATGGCCGCTCAGGTGGGCGTGATCATGGGCAGCGACTCCGACTGGCCGGTGATGGAGGCCGCCGGACATGCGCTCGACGAGTTCGGTGTGGAGTACGAGGTCGGCGTCTACTCGGCGCACCGTACGCCGCAGCGGATGCTGGACTACGCGAAGTCCGCGGCCGATCGCGGCGTGCGCGTGATCATCGCGGGCGCGGGCGGTGCCGCGCACCTGCCGGGCATGGTCGCCTCGGCGACGGTGCTGCCGGTGATCGGGGTGCCGGTGCCGCTGAAGTACCTGGACGGGCTGGACTCGCTGCTGTCGATCGTGCAGATGCCCGCCGGTATCCCGGTGGCGACGGTGTCGGTCGGCGGGGCGCGCAACGCCGGGCTCCTCGCGGTGCGCATCCTCGCCTCCACCGATCTGCAGCTGCAGGCGAAGGTCACGCAGTTCCAGGCCGATCTCGAACAGCTGGTGCTGGACAAGGACGCCAAGCTGCGGGAAACGGCCGGGAAATAG
- the rfbB gene encoding dTDP-glucose 4,6-dehydratase — MRVLVTGGAGFIGSHYVRQVLSGAYPTLGDAEVVVLDKLTYAGNEANLAPVADSPRLRFVRGDICDTAVVTEQMRGVDLVVHFAAESHVDRSILGSADFVLTNVLGTQTLLQAALEAGVGKFVHVSTDEVYGSIQDGSWTEDHVLEPNSPYSASKASSDLIARSYSRTHGLPVCVTRCSNNYGPYQFPEKVIPVFVTNLLDGRKVPLYGDGLNVRDWLHVDDHCHGIQLVADGGRAGEIYNIGGGTELTNKELTGRLLEAVGAGWEMVEPVADRKGHDRRYSVDIGKISGELGYAPRVSFEDGLAGTVRWYADNRAWWEPLKGRAALGTS, encoded by the coding sequence ATGCGAGTCCTCGTGACGGGCGGTGCCGGGTTCATCGGATCGCACTACGTCCGGCAGGTGCTTTCGGGGGCTTACCCGACGCTGGGTGACGCCGAGGTGGTGGTTCTGGACAAGCTCACCTACGCCGGCAACGAGGCCAACCTGGCCCCGGTCGCGGACAGCCCGCGGCTGCGGTTCGTCCGCGGGGACATCTGCGATACGGCCGTGGTGACCGAGCAAATGCGCGGGGTGGACCTGGTCGTGCACTTCGCCGCCGAGTCGCATGTAGACCGTTCTATCCTCGGCTCGGCGGATTTCGTGCTCACCAACGTGCTCGGCACGCAGACCCTGCTGCAGGCCGCCCTGGAGGCGGGGGTCGGCAAGTTCGTGCACGTGTCCACGGACGAGGTCTACGGGTCCATCCAGGACGGTTCGTGGACCGAAGATCACGTGCTGGAACCGAATTCGCCGTACTCCGCGTCGAAGGCGTCCTCCGATCTGATCGCGCGCTCCTACTCGCGCACGCACGGGCTGCCGGTGTGTGTCACGCGGTGCTCGAACAACTACGGGCCATACCAGTTCCCGGAAAAGGTGATTCCGGTCTTCGTGACCAACCTGCTCGACGGCAGGAAGGTGCCGCTCTACGGCGACGGCCTGAACGTCCGTGACTGGCTGCACGTGGACGACCACTGCCACGGCATCCAGCTGGTCGCCGACGGTGGGCGCGCGGGCGAGATCTACAACATCGGCGGCGGAACCGAGCTGACCAACAAGGAGCTGACCGGACGGCTGCTGGAGGCGGTCGGGGCCGGCTGGGAGATGGTCGAGCCGGTGGCCGACCGCAAGGGCCACGATCGGCGGTACTCGGTCGACATCGGCAAGATCAGCGGGGAACTCGGCTACGCTCCGCGGGTGTCCTTCGAGGACGGCTTGGCGGGTACCGTGCGCTGGTATGCGGACAACCGGGCGTGGTGGGAGCCGCTGAAGGGCCGCGCCGCGCTCGGTACGTCCTGA
- a CDS encoding amino acid adenylation domain-containing protein has protein sequence MKQQLLTMPGTQLDFAPELDTLSAVDRRLFRHFGWGPDHSVPRVALHRMIEEYALARPGAVAVEHLGNRMSYGELSGHAERLAARLAEYGVRPGDHVALVVRRGIPMVVGILAILKAGAAYVPQDARIVRPAMLRHILHTTGARVVLTQSDLPVTVPAGHHTLDIDAVMTERGEVRRPRVEITPDQPCYILFTSGTTGKPNGVAVTHANLANLLLTQPGDLGIRPGTVVGQILNIAFDMAAWEILGCLTHGGTLLIRGDDIGAVARRADVLIATPTILSTLDPDKCAKVRTVAVAGEPCPRPLADRWAATRTFYNGCGPTEVTIVNTMQHHHPEAPLLTIGRPTPNNTVYVLDEHQHPCPIGKTGEMWAGGDCVSAGYLANPGLNTERYRPDPFLGGGRMMFRTRDLGRWTPDGELEHLGRTDDQVKIRGFRVELDSVSTVLENLPGCTRAVTLKVDDSTLVAFVQPETVDPAAAVQAVAEALPYYCTPAAVHPMPALPMTSRGKIDKAQLLDVARGEEPAE, from the coding sequence ATGAAGCAACAACTCCTGACCATGCCCGGAACACAGCTCGACTTCGCGCCGGAACTCGACACCCTGAGTGCGGTGGATCGGCGGCTGTTCCGGCACTTCGGCTGGGGTCCAGACCACTCGGTGCCCAGGGTGGCGCTGCACCGGATGATCGAGGAGTACGCCCTCGCCAGACCCGGCGCGGTGGCGGTAGAACACCTCGGAAACCGGATGTCCTACGGGGAACTCTCCGGCCACGCCGAACGATTGGCCGCCCGCCTGGCCGAGTACGGAGTACGGCCGGGGGACCACGTGGCCCTGGTGGTCCGCCGCGGTATCCCGATGGTCGTCGGCATCCTGGCCATCCTGAAAGCGGGCGCCGCCTACGTGCCGCAGGACGCCCGGATCGTGCGGCCCGCCATGCTCCGCCACATTCTGCACACCACCGGGGCCCGCGTCGTGCTCACCCAGTCCGACCTGCCGGTGACCGTCCCAGCCGGACACCACACGCTCGACATCGACGCGGTGATGACCGAGCGCGGCGAGGTCCGCCGGCCCCGCGTCGAGATCACGCCGGACCAGCCGTGCTACATCCTGTTCACCTCCGGGACCACCGGAAAGCCCAACGGGGTGGCCGTCACCCACGCCAATCTGGCCAATCTCCTGCTGACCCAGCCGGGCGACCTCGGCATCCGGCCGGGCACGGTGGTCGGGCAGATCCTCAACATCGCCTTCGACATGGCCGCCTGGGAAATCCTCGGCTGCCTCACCCACGGCGGCACCCTGCTGATTCGCGGCGACGACATCGGGGCGGTCGCCCGCCGGGCGGACGTGCTGATCGCGACGCCGACTATATTGTCCACTTTGGATCCCGACAAGTGCGCCAAGGTACGGACCGTCGCGGTGGCCGGGGAGCCCTGCCCGCGTCCGCTGGCCGACCGGTGGGCCGCGACCCGCACCTTCTACAACGGATGCGGCCCGACCGAGGTCACCATCGTCAACACGATGCAGCACCATCACCCCGAAGCCCCGCTGCTCACCATCGGCCGCCCCACCCCGAACAACACCGTCTACGTCCTCGACGAGCACCAGCACCCCTGCCCGATCGGGAAAACCGGCGAGATGTGGGCGGGCGGCGACTGCGTCTCCGCGGGCTATCTGGCCAATCCCGGCCTCAACACGGAGCGCTACCGGCCTGACCCCTTCCTCGGCGGCGGCCGCATGATGTTCCGGACCCGCGATCTGGGCCGCTGGACGCCCGACGGCGAACTCGAGCACCTCGGCCGGACCGACGACCAGGTCAAGATCCGGGGTTTCCGGGTCGAGCTGGACTCGGTGTCCACGGTGCTGGAGAACCTGCCCGGGTGCACCAGGGCGGTCACCCTCAAGGTCGACGACAGCACGCTCGTGGCGTTCGTCCAGCCGGAGACCGTCGACCCGGCCGCCGCGGTGCAGGCGGTCGCCGAAGCCTTGCCCTACTACTGCACGCCCGCGGCGGTGCACCCGATGCCCGCGTTGCCGATGACCAGCCGGGGCAAGATCGACAAGGCACAGCTGCTGGATGTCGCACGCGGAGAGGAGCCGGCCGAATGA
- a CDS encoding glycosyltransferase family 4 protein yields the protein MAEGPLRVLLDGTPLLGARTGIGRYTAALSEELTSMSEVDLRAVAFTLRGWRKLRKVLPHGVEARGMPVSARLLRASWLRSQLPPVELFAGPTDVVHGTNFVLPGRFRAAGVLTIHDLAFFDAPGELNPSDRTLPELVRRGARQANVICTPTSAVADAVAEKLDVDRDKIVVTPLGVNPAWFTARPPEDGVRARLRLPEKYLLFAGAAGPRKGLEWLAKAHDAAPDLPPLVFAGPGPFPRLPRSGQTGYLSDVDLRAVVAGAAALVLPSRDEGFGLPVLEAMASDVAVVCTDIPALREVAGDCATLVPYDDVDGLAEALRQAVTDPHATITSTARRTHAAGFTWRNCALRTVEAYQQAVAR from the coding sequence GTGGCTGAGGGTCCGTTGCGGGTCCTGCTGGACGGCACACCGCTGCTCGGCGCCCGCACGGGCATCGGCCGGTACACCGCGGCGCTGAGCGAAGAACTCACGTCGATGTCCGAAGTGGACCTTCGGGCGGTCGCGTTCACCCTGCGCGGCTGGCGGAAGCTGCGCAAAGTGCTGCCGCACGGCGTCGAGGCCCGCGGCATGCCCGTGTCCGCGCGGCTGCTGCGCGCGAGCTGGCTGCGCTCGCAGCTGCCGCCGGTCGAGCTGTTCGCCGGCCCCACCGACGTCGTGCACGGCACGAACTTCGTGCTGCCCGGCCGATTCCGCGCCGCCGGCGTGCTGACCATCCACGACCTGGCGTTCTTCGACGCGCCCGGGGAACTCAACCCGTCCGACCGTACCCTGCCCGAACTCGTCCGCCGCGGCGCCCGCCAGGCGAACGTGATCTGCACGCCGACCAGCGCGGTCGCGGACGCGGTGGCGGAGAAGCTGGATGTGGACCGGGACAAGATCGTGGTGACCCCGCTCGGGGTGAACCCGGCCTGGTTCACCGCGCGCCCGCCGGAGGACGGCGTGCGCGCGAGACTCCGGCTGCCGGAGAAGTACCTGCTCTTCGCCGGTGCCGCCGGGCCGCGCAAGGGCCTGGAGTGGCTGGCGAAAGCACACGACGCCGCCCCGGACCTGCCGCCGCTCGTCTTCGCCGGACCCGGGCCGTTCCCCCGGCTGCCCCGGTCCGGGCAGACCGGCTATCTGTCCGATGTGGACTTGCGCGCGGTGGTCGCCGGCGCGGCCGCGCTGGTGCTGCCCTCCCGGGACGAGGGCTTCGGCCTGCCGGTGCTGGAAGCGATGGCCTCGGACGTCGCGGTGGTCTGCACCGACATCCCGGCCCTGCGCGAGGTCGCAGGCGACTGCGCGACGCTGGTCCCCTACGACGACGTCGACGGCCTGGCCGAGGCCCTCCGTCAAGCCGTGACCGACCCGCACGCGACCATCACGTCAACCGCCCGCCGCACGCATGCGGCCGGGTTCACCTGGCGCAACTGTGCACTTCGGACAGTCGAGGCCTACCAGCAGGCCGTCGCTCGCTGA